The Nitrospiraceae bacterium genomic sequence ATAGACCTTGTACCCCGCTACGCCACCACTCGTGCTGGCATTCCACGTCAATGTCGCCGATGACATTCCCGGAGTATTGAGTCTCAGCGTCACGGGAATCGTTTGAGGCGTATTTGCAGCCCCTGTTGCGGCGATCGTAATGGTGGCAGTCGACGAACCAGCACCAAGACCCGCCGTATTCACGGATACGGTCACTGGACTCGTTCCGGTGGTCGTTGCGCCAGAGGCAGGGGTGAGTGCGAGCCAATTTGCATTGTCTGTAATGGACCAACTCAAAGTGCCGGTTCCAGGATTCGTAATATTCAATAGTTGGGTAGCCGGATTTGCAGCCCCCTGAGTGGCGGTAAATGAAAATGTTGTCGGACTGGCACCAATGGATGGCGGGACAGCGGCGGCCGTCACGGTCAACGACACAGGGACGGTGACGGGCGCGGCGCCGGTCGCACTGAGAGTGACGGTGCTGCTATAGCTGCCCGCGGCCAACGTACCTGGTGTCGCACTCACTGCGACGGTGCCATTGCCTGTCCCTGAGGCGGGACTGAGGGTGAGCCAGGCCGCGCTATCGCTGGCATTCCAGCTCAAGGTGCCGCTCCCCGTGTTGCTAATGCTCAGGGTTTGAGTTACGGGATTGCCGCTTCCTTGTTGGGCTGTAAAGGAGAGGCTTGCCGGGCTGGCACTGATGGCTGGCGGGAGCGAGGCTGCCGTCACCGTCAACGTTACGGGAACTGCGATGTGCCCTCCAGTGGCCGTGGTGATTTTCACGGTTGCGGCATAAGTGCCCGTGGCCAATCCCGCCGCGTTAACACTCACCGAGAGTTGCGTTGAACGCCCGATCATTCCCATCGTCGGTGAGACGCTTACCCAATTTGCGCTGTCGTGGCTGCTCCAGAGGACCATGTGGCTACTAGATTTGAAGACGCTCACGACTTGGCTTGACGGATTCGCGCCACCCTGTGTGGCTTGAAAACTCAACGCCGACGGGCTGATCTCTAGCGCCCACGCATCAAGTAGGAGGGACAAGCTGAGGCCGAGGACCATGCTTGTGTACAACAACGCGTCACAGAATCTCCAAGGCCAAAAAGAAACATGTCGTTTGAGCGCATTCATGTGTTCCTCTGCATTCGCAAAGCACACCGGTATCGCCCGCCGAACCCGAAGAGTTCGAAGGTAGTGTGACTGAGGATCGTTCCCGCGGGTCAGGGGCTCGTCAGAGCATGGTGTGTGCCACACCGGTGGGAATGAAGAACTGATTGAATTCGCAGGATCCTAATGTAGCAGCACCGGCAAATAGCGCAGTGAGCAAGCCTTTTCAGGCTTTGAAGTGTAGGCTGGACGCGACAAGGCATTACACTACACTCAGAGAGATTGGAACTTTTTAGGCTGTTTACTATTGACCTGCCCCCTGTAGTTGTACCGTCTACAATGTGAGTCAAGCAGGTCGCGTGGCAGGCTCAACCCTCAAAGCAGGTTTGGACAAGTTGAAAGGGCAGGCCAGGAAAGGGATGACGCAGAGTCCGGCACTTAACGCGACGCGAAATGGGTCATGCACTCATCTTTCCCCGAAACTCAGGATTGCGGCGTTCTTCTCTTGTCCTAGAAGGCTGCGATAAGTACCACACATAGAGCAACGACAGGACTACAAAGTTGGGAACGAGAATGGTTGGGGTCATCCATTGCCAGCCGTTGAACCTCCAATCGAAGATCGGCCACAGGACTGGCGTCGGGAAGAACGCATGCGAATGTGTTGGTACGTCTACCAACACATGCAGACCCCAAGCCGCGAGTTCCCAGACGGGTCGTTTCAGGAAGAACCAAATCAGAAGAAATACGATCAGGAATACCGTGAGGCTATGAGTGACGGTGTACAGATGGTGCACATAGGAAGGGATTGAAGATTCCGGCGGTGTTCCGTGACTGAAATCGGGCATGTCTTCAAGACCAACCATGGCTGCCGTCCACAGAACCCCGAATGACAAGAGATCGGGAGCCAGGCCGATTACAAAGGCAAGCCAAAAACTCGATCGGTTTTTTCGACCGAAGGTGATCGCGCCCCAGAGGCCATGGGAAATGATATCCATAGGCTCTGACCTGTCCCCTCCTGTAGTTTTGTAGCACTTTCAATGTGGGTCAGGCAGACCGCGTGGCGGGCCCGACCCTCACAGCGGATTCGTACCCGTTTACGAGGGCGAGGTCACTCAGTGAGAGCGGTGAGGTCGGATCACGATCAGTTTGTCACTTCCAGATTCGGCCCCCCACACTTCGCCCGGTCTCCCGAGCAGTTGCCGAACATTCGCCCCAGGACTAGGGAGTGGGAAAATCTCAAAAGCTTCAGTCCCCGCATCGAACCGCACCAACGCATTGGCCCCGAAGTCGCTGAGCCAAACCGTGTTCTGCTCGTCCACATACACCGCATACGCGCCGGGATTCTTGCCTGGCAACCGCCATTCTTTCCAGGTGTTGGTAGTCGCGTCGTATCGCGCCACCTGACCCGCATTCCATTCGCTCACCCAAACGGATCCCTTCGAATCTGCCCAAACCCGGCGGGCTCCCTGGTGTGAGGTCGGTGGATCGATGACGGTCGCAGTTCCGTTTTCCAGATCCACGCGCGCTATATAACTCCCCGCGAGCGAGGCGTAATACACCATCCCCTCAGGTGTTGTGGCGATACCATACGGACCGACTCCACGGGGTGCATCGAACACCTGCACGTGGCCGACCTTCGGATCCAAACGACCATAGATGCCACTCTGTCCTGTAAACCAGAGGATTCCGCGTCGATCGAAGGTGGCGGTATTGAGGTTGGCTCCTTGACGGTCTTTTGGCAGTGGAAAGACGTGCACGTCGTTGGTCTTCTGGTCCACTCGCACGATGGCATTGAGTCCACCGTCGGTGATCCATGGCGCCCCGTCAGGTCCCACAATCACACCATGAGGACGCGATCCCTGTCCAAGCTTGAGATGGCTTGTTTTTCCCGTCGTTGGGTCAAGCCTGCCTAATTCACCTGTGTGCTGCGCGGTGTACCAGACGGTGCCATCAGGAGATGGAGCAACATCGTGCGGGTGCGAACCAACCGGCACCGGGTATTCTTGCAGAGAAGCCGTCTGCCCTAAGACAAAAGGTATGTCCATTGGCAAGAGAAGCATCGCCAGGCTGCACAATAATAGAGTACGTCTCATGTCGCTTCACCTCCTTGCTGCTCTTAGTCGAACAAGTACCATACAGAGGGACGCGAAGGAGTGTAGGATAGAAGATGGGAACGGCGATTAGGCCACGCCGTGTTGCTAAAACCAGTTCTGCACTCGTCTCCAGCTATACTGCGTCTGTTTGCTTCTATAGCTTGACCGATCGTCCGCGAAGACCGCACGTGGGGTGACCTTCCTCTGGTACTTGTACCACGTTCAATGTGAATCACGCAGATTGCTTTACGGGCCCGACCCTACCAGAGATTCTGGGGCCGTCAAAGGAGGCGAAGTCAGATGGAACAGATCGACTCATAAAGGTATAGGTGTGTAAGCACTTCTCTAGGCTCCTAGCTAGACCGTCAACGATGTCCATCGCCTCCACCCCCTCCGCTTGCTCCACCATGACCGCTTCCTCCTCCTCCGCCGTGGCCCCCTCCACTGCCTCCGCTATGACCGCCTCCTCCGCCTCCAGCATGACTGCCCCAACCGCTCCCCATATGACCTGCCGCACGGCCACCGTATCCCAGACCCCTCGGTGATGCCGAGCGAAAACCTGAACTACCCCTCGGCCCAGTATACGGGACACCATAGAAGCCTGGAATGTACCCAACAGAAGAACCCGGAACGTATCCCAAGGAATTATCTCCTGCGGCTTGCAAGTAAGGCTGCTCGACATTTGATCCATTATAGGGATCACCGCTGCTGTAGGGTGACGCAGTCGGAACATCGACGCCTCACTGGCTGTCAACAACAGAAGGAGGATAGGGACTTCCCAACCGGAGCTGGGGAGAATAATGATAATAATTTAACTGGGTCTTGGGCGTGTATGACTCGCACCCGCTACTCTCTCGGAACCGATCTGTATACAAAGGGGTCCCGCCTGGCTCAAAGCACAACCACATCGAAGCTTGGGATAGATCCTCTTTAGCCTGAGCACTGTCAGCACTGAAGAGCGTCAGGGCGAGACTGAGGAGTATTCCGAGTGCGGCGGCATACATACGCTCACCTCCCAGATGGATTACGGTTAGTAATCCTTACTCCTTTCACGTAGTCGCCCATATACGACAGAAGGTTACAGG encodes the following:
- a CDS encoding BACON domain-containing carbohydrate-binding protein, with amino-acid sequence MLYTSMVLGLSLSLLLDAWALEISPSALSFQATQGGANPSSQVVSVFKSSSHMVLWSSHDSANWVSVSPTMGMIGRSTQLSVSVNAAGLATGTYAATVKITTATGGHIAVPVTLTVTAASLPPAISASPASLSFTAQQGSGNPVTQTLSISNTGSGTLSWNASDSAAWLTLSPASGTGNGTVAVSATPGTLAAGSYSSTVTLSATGAAPVTVPVSLTVTAAAVPPSIGASPTTFSFTATQGAANPATQLLNITNPGTGTLSWSITDNANWLALTPASGATTTGTSPVTVSVNTAGLGAGSSTATITIAATGAANTPQTIPVTLRLNTPGMSSATLTWNASTSGGVAGYKVYQSTTSGVYGPPIATLQGNGTSYTATGLAVGTTYFWVVTDYDQAGNESVHSNEVSKSIF